Part of the Nitrosophilus alvini genome, TCATCTGTTATGAGATGAAAGCCTCTTCTTTTCGGATCAAGAACTATCTCTTTTTGAAAAATTTCCATAAACTACTTTCCAAGCAGTATATTTGCTATTTTCCTGAAGATATTTGACTCCTCGTTCTCCTCTTGCGCCGCTTTTTCCTCTACAGTTTCACGGTAATCTCTGTCTTTTATCTTTTCTATAAGAGTTTTTGCTCTCTTTAAAGCTTCCTGCGCTTCTCCGAATGTGAGTACAACTGCCATTCTTCTACCTTTGTGTGATTCAGGTTTGCCGAATATTCTTATGTAGGAGTCTTCTGCAAAACACTCCTCTTCGATATCAAAAACCGGATTGAAGCTTTCACTTTTGGCTTTATAAGCCGCACTTGCTCCCCCTCCGTAGAATCTGAATCCAAGAGGTAGTCCAAGGACGGCTCTTACATGCAGCGCAAATTCGCTCTGGCTCTGAGTTATCATAGTTACCATTCCGGTATCGTGTGGTCTTGGGCTCACTTCGCTGAAATAGACCTCGTCTCCTTTTATGAAGAGCTCTACACCGAATATTCCTCTTCCGCCAAGTCCGTCGGTGATCTTTTTTGCTATCTCCTGAGCTCTCTTTTTTGCCGTTTCGCTCATCTCCATCGGCTGCCAGCTGAATATATAGTCTCCATCTTTCTGGATATGGCCGATAGGTTCGCAAAATACGGTCTCTTTTTCATTTCTGGCTGTAAGAAGTGTGATTTCATAATCAAAATCTATAAACTCTTCTATGATAAGTTCACTCGCATCACCTCTTGCCTCTTTTGCTATCTCAAAAGAGTTTTCTATATCTTCATAAGTTCTGGCAACACTCTGCCCGTGTCCGGAAGAGCTCATAACCGGTTTTATAACGCATGGAAAGCCTATATGTTCCGCAGCTTCTTTCAGCTCATCTAAAGTCTTTACAAATCTGTAACCGCTGGTCTTGAGCCCAAGCTCCTCTGCCGCAAACTTTCTGATATTTTTTCTGTTCATGGTTTTGTTTACCGCTTCAGCGTTTGGTATGACTGTAAAGCCCAGAGCTTCGGCCTCAAAAAGTGCTTCTATGTTTATAGCTTCAATTTCAGGGAGAATATATGTGGGTTTTACTCTCAGTATCGTTTCAAGTACCTGTGATTTGTCTTTCATATCTATAACATAGCTTTCATTTGCTACAAGGTGCGCCGGTGCGTTTGGATATCTATCGACCGCTATCACTTCAATTCCCAGTCTCTGGGCCTCTATGGCCACCTCTTTCCCAAGCTCTCCGCTGCCTAAAAGCATAATTTTGACAGAGTTGTGTTTGAGAGGAGTGGTAAATTGCATAATTTTTCCTTTTTATTGTTTATGTTGCAAATTATACATTCAAATATATTTTTGTTTGATAAATCCGGTAAAGATAAAATATAAAAAGAGACTCTGCACTGTTGTTATCGCTCGAGATCTTTATTTTTTTTCTTTTTCAGATATTCAGGAAGATGGATGGTCTGTCTTAAGATGATTCTTTTTGTGACAAGTCTTAGAGTCACCTCTGTCATAAAAGCCAAAAACAGAGCTCCCATTATATAATACGGAATCTGTGGCATTTTTTTGTATGTATACATAAGTGTTAGTACAATGGTAGCTACCATTCCCAATATCGCAAGAGAAATAAGGTGCTTGTGGGCTTTTGTCTCCTCTGTTTTGAAAAGGTGTCCAATATGTACAAGAGCCTGTATGGCAAGTACGCATAGAGCGGCTATTGTGGTTATCTCGGAGAGATTCAGAAAAAGTATCATAGGCAGAGTTATTATCGTACTGACTATCAGCCCTTCGTATGAGTTAAAAACATTATATTCGTATATTTTTGGAAGTTCTCCTTTTTTTGCGAGGGTATATCCGATCTCGGTTACGGAGTATAGCGTGGCATTTATAGCAGATGCTGTTGATACGAGAGCAGCTGCGGCCATTATGCGAAAACCTGTATCTCCGAATATCGGTTTTGTGGCCTCGGCAAGAGCATACTCTTTTGCCTTAATTACTTCCGGAAGAGGCAGAGTACCAAGAACCACTATACTTATTGAGATATATAAAATAGCCACTATCGATATGGCTATTATCATAGCTTTCAAAACTGTTTTACTGGGATTTTCCATATCTTCTACCGTATTAGTTATTACGCTAAATCCCTGATATGCAAAAAATGTGAGTCCTACGGCAAAAAGCATATTTATAAGAGGCGGCATATCTTTTGCGCTTAAAAGTTCGGGGTCTATGAAAAAAAATCCCGTTATAGCAAAAAGAGATAATACCGCAAGTTTTATTATAACGATGATATTTTCTGATTTTGCCACAAAATTTGCTCCCACAAGGTTTATGACAGCAAACAAGATAACGATAAGCACTCCGAAGACATTTGACCAGAAGGGAGTATAGCCTCCCTGCAGGAAAGTGGATGCATAGCTTCCGAAAGACTTGGCTACGGCAGCAAGAGAAATAAGCTGGGCAAGATAGAAAAGAACACCCATGGAGCCCGAAAAAAAACCTTCGCCGTAACACTGTACCAGGTATTCGATTATCCCTCCTCTTGATGGATATCTAACGGCCAGTTTTGCCAGTGAATATCCGCTTAGAAGTGCTATGACTCCTCCTATGGCAAAAGAGAGCCATACTATATTTCCGGCTATGGAGCCGGCCTCTCCTATGATTATGAAAATACCTGCCCCTACCATAGAACCTATACCAATAAACACCGCGCTCCATAAACCGAAAGCTTTCTGCATGGCACCCCTTTAAAAATATTTAGAATAGATATTACCACAAAAAGAGTTATTGATATTTTTATTTTATGTGAGTTATAAAGAGTGTTTTGGCAGAAGTTGTATCGGTAGAAGCCAAAAGGCAAAAGCCTTTTGGTTACAGACGAGATTCGT contains:
- the purT gene encoding formate-dependent phosphoribosylglycinamide formyltransferase, producing the protein MQFTTPLKHNSVKIMLLGSGELGKEVAIEAQRLGIEVIAVDRYPNAPAHLVANESYVIDMKDKSQVLETILRVKPTYILPEIEAINIEALFEAEALGFTVIPNAEAVNKTMNRKNIRKFAAEELGLKTSGYRFVKTLDELKEAAEHIGFPCVIKPVMSSSGHGQSVARTYEDIENSFEIAKEARGDASELIIEEFIDFDYEITLLTARNEKETVFCEPIGHIQKDGDYIFSWQPMEMSETAKKRAQEIAKKITDGLGGRGIFGVELFIKGDEVYFSEVSPRPHDTGMVTMITQSQSEFALHVRAVLGLPLGFRFYGGGASAAYKAKSESFNPVFDIEEECFAEDSYIRIFGKPESHKGRRMAVVLTFGEAQEALKRAKTLIEKIKDRDYRETVEEKAAQEENEESNIFRKIANILLGK
- a CDS encoding APC family permease, whose translation is MQKAFGLWSAVFIGIGSMVGAGIFIIIGEAGSIAGNIVWLSFAIGGVIALLSGYSLAKLAVRYPSRGGIIEYLVQCYGEGFFSGSMGVLFYLAQLISLAAVAKSFGSYASTFLQGGYTPFWSNVFGVLIVILFAVINLVGANFVAKSENIIVIIKLAVLSLFAITGFFFIDPELLSAKDMPPLINMLFAVGLTFFAYQGFSVITNTVEDMENPSKTVLKAMIIAISIVAILYISISIVVLGTLPLPEVIKAKEYALAEATKPIFGDTGFRIMAAAALVSTASAINATLYSVTEIGYTLAKKGELPKIYEYNVFNSYEGLIVSTIITLPMILFLNLSEITTIAALCVLAIQALVHIGHLFKTEETKAHKHLISLAILGMVATIVLTLMYTYKKMPQIPYYIMGALFLAFMTEVTLRLVTKRIILRQTIHLPEYLKKKKNKDLER